A section of the Bradyrhizobium oligotrophicum S58 genome encodes:
- a CDS encoding ABC transporter permease, producing the protein MQKKDLSLLILILVVGAVVAFINPRFLLVGNLSNTANQVGMFGIFSIAEAFVIIVGGIELAVGSVIALLGVLFIDLIVNRDVDWVAALLLIIAGGVAIGTVHGLLTTKMRIQPFVVTLCGLLIYRGAARYYTEDATAGFGYGASFPTLEWLAAGRTNVLGFPLPHSVVALAIVAGIAWLVLHRSVYGRYFYAVGKNEEAARYSGIRSDRVVIAAYVICGGLTALAAILIAMYTRSISPAVHGSFYELYAIAAAVLGGCSLRGGEGSIIGVVLGTVLLQVLQNLVNLLGIPSSLNFAVMGTVILIGVLADQYFVQRRKRAPSARGQASSEAAPASLDGVSAE; encoded by the coding sequence GTGCAAAAGAAAGATCTCAGCCTGCTGATCCTGATCCTGGTGGTCGGCGCCGTGGTGGCCTTCATCAATCCGCGCTTCCTGCTGGTCGGCAACCTCTCCAACACCGCCAACCAGGTCGGGATGTTCGGCATCTTCTCGATTGCCGAGGCGTTCGTCATCATCGTCGGCGGGATCGAGCTGGCGGTGGGCTCGGTGATCGCGCTGCTCGGAGTGCTGTTCATCGATCTGATCGTCAACCGCGACGTCGACTGGGTCGCCGCGCTGCTGCTCATCATTGCCGGCGGCGTCGCGATCGGGACCGTGCACGGGCTGCTCACCACCAAGATGCGCATCCAGCCCTTCGTCGTGACGCTGTGCGGACTTTTGATCTATCGTGGCGCGGCGCGCTACTACACCGAGGACGCCACCGCCGGTTTCGGCTATGGCGCGAGCTTTCCGACCTTGGAATGGCTCGCCGCGGGCCGCACCAACGTGCTCGGCTTTCCGTTGCCGCACAGCGTCGTGGCGCTTGCGATCGTGGCCGGGATAGCGTGGCTGGTGCTGCACCGCTCGGTGTATGGCCGCTATTTCTACGCGGTCGGAAAGAATGAGGAGGCGGCGCGCTATTCCGGCATCCGGTCCGATCGCGTCGTCATCGCGGCCTACGTGATCTGCGGCGGGTTGACCGCGCTCGCTGCGATCCTGATTGCGATGTACACCCGCTCGATCTCGCCGGCCGTGCACGGCTCGTTCTATGAGCTCTATGCCATTGCCGCGGCCGTGCTCGGCGGCTGCTCGCTGCGTGGCGGGGAGGGGTCCATCATCGGTGTCGTGCTCGGTACGGTCCTGCTGCAGGTGCTGCAGAACCTCGTCAACCTGCTGGGAATACCGAGTTCGCTGAACTTCGCGGTGATGGGGACGGTGATTCTGATCGGCGTGCTCGCCGATCAGTATTTCGTCCAGCGCCGCAAGCGGGCGCCGTCTGCTCGCGGCCAAGCCAGTTCCGAGGCCGCGCCCGCTTCGCTCGATGGCGTCAGTGCCGAGTGA
- a CDS encoding DUF1328 domain-containing protein yields MLSWVVTFLVIALIAGILGFGGVAGASIEIAKIIFFIAIVLFLVSAVVGLARGRSRV; encoded by the coding sequence ATGTTAAGCTGGGTCGTTACCTTCCTGGTTATCGCATTGATCGCCGGCATCCTCGGCTTCGGCGGCGTCGCCGGTGCCTCCATCGAGATCGCCAAGATCATCTTCTTCATCGCCATCGTGCTGTTTCTGGTGTCGGCCGTCGTGGGCCTCGCCCGCGGCCGCTCCCGCGTGTAG
- a CDS encoding ABC transporter permease gives MNFRAVAAIYKFEMARTWRTLLQSIVSPVVSTSLYFVVFGAAIGSRISEVQGVSYGTFIVPGLVMLSVLTQSIANASFGIYFPKFIGTIYEILSAPISHFEIVLGYVGAAATKSIILGLIILATAGLFVPLHIMHPLWMLSFLVLTAVTFSLFGFIIGIWADGFEKLQMIPMLVVTPLTFLGGSFYSVNMLPPTWHSIALLNPVVYLISGFRWSFYEIADVRVEISVAMTLTFLAICMTVIWWIFKTGYRLKH, from the coding sequence ATGAATTTTCGAGCAGTCGCCGCGATCTACAAATTCGAGATGGCGCGCACCTGGCGCACGCTGCTGCAGAGCATCGTGTCGCCCGTGGTGTCGACCTCGCTCTACTTCGTCGTGTTCGGCGCCGCCATCGGCTCGCGCATCAGCGAAGTCCAGGGCGTGAGCTACGGCACCTTCATCGTGCCTGGCCTGGTGATGCTGTCGGTGCTGACCCAGAGCATCGCCAATGCCTCGTTCGGGATCTACTTCCCGAAATTCATCGGCACGATCTACGAGATCCTGTCGGCGCCGATCTCGCATTTCGAGATCGTGCTCGGCTATGTCGGCGCGGCCGCGACGAAGTCGATCATTCTCGGCCTGATCATCCTCGCCACCGCCGGGCTGTTCGTGCCGCTGCACATCATGCACCCGTTGTGGATGCTGTCGTTCCTGGTGCTGACGGCCGTCACCTTCAGCCTGTTCGGCTTCATCATCGGCATCTGGGCCGACGGTTTCGAGAAGCTGCAGATGATCCCGATGCTGGTGGTGACGCCGCTGACGTTTCTCGGCGGCAGCTTCTACTCGGTCAACATGCTGCCGCCGACCTGGCACTCGATCGCGCTGCTCAATCCGGTCGTCTACCTGATCTCGGGCTTCCGCTGGAGCTTCTACGAGATCGCGGACGTCCGGGTGGAAATCAGCGTCGCCATGACGCTGACGTTCCTCGCCATCTGCATGACCGTCATCTGGTGGATCTTCAAGACCGGCTACCGGCTCAAGCACTGA
- a CDS encoding ATP-dependent helicase, with protein MTEPNRLSPFPAPDHQPVAGGIAARARAAASGGARYLAGLNPEQRDAVETLDGPVLVLAGAGTGKTRVLTTRIAHILSQGRARPGEILSVTFTNKAAREMKTRLAEMLGQAVEGMPWLGTFHSIAGRILRSHAELVQLKSNFTVLDTDDQIRLLKQLLQAENIDDKRWPARMLAGLIDGWKNRGLMPSQVPSGEAAVFGNGKGGKLYASYQERLKILNAADFGDLLLECIRLFRENPDVLRQYQNRFKFILVDEYQDTNVAQYLWLRLLSQAPSSSGSSLPGSTRQSIAASDEDGSPGHDAARRPGDDEKSVAVPGATPPPKNICCVGDDDQSIYGWRGAEVDNILRFEHDFPGAKVIRLERNYRSTGHILAAASHLITHNEGRLGKTLRTEDVEGEKVTVTGAWDSEEEARGIGEEIEELQRKGEHLNDIAILVRASYQMREFEDRFVTLGLPYRVIGGPRFYERAEIRDALAYLRVINSPADDLAFERIVNVPKRGLGDATVQMLHDHARKRRIPLFEAARAVVETDELKPKARGSLRQLVLQFERWRAQREVTPHTELAEIVLDESGYTEMWQKDRSADAAGRLDNLKELIRSMEEFENLHGFLEHISLVMDREGAADEDAVSLMTLHSAKGLEFDNVFLPGWEEGLFPSQRTLDEQGRAGLEEERRLAHVGLTRARRRAKLYFATNRRIHGTWTTTIPSRFLDELPAGSVEITESKGGSGWGGAGGYGPSRFDNVESFGSSYSTPGWQRAQARRPGAARGATEGGFKEEQSPFSGRDPFGGGFGGNFGRSKRGPLTIEGELVAKSTGTTSEFALDDRVFHQKFGYGRVVKIDGNKLTIAFDKAGEKKVVDSFVERA; from the coding sequence ATGACCGAGCCCAACCGCCTGAGCCCTTTTCCTGCGCCCGACCACCAGCCCGTCGCCGGCGGCATCGCCGCGCGCGCCCGTGCCGCTGCGAGCGGCGGGGCGCGCTATCTCGCGGGCCTCAATCCGGAGCAGCGCGACGCGGTCGAGACGCTCGACGGCCCGGTGCTGGTGCTGGCCGGTGCAGGCACCGGCAAGACCCGCGTGCTGACGACGCGCATCGCGCATATCCTGAGCCAGGGCCGCGCACGCCCGGGTGAAATCCTGTCGGTGACCTTCACCAACAAGGCCGCGCGCGAGATGAAGACGCGGCTCGCCGAGATGCTCGGCCAGGCGGTCGAGGGCATGCCGTGGCTCGGCACCTTCCACTCGATCGCCGGCCGCATCCTGCGCAGCCATGCCGAGCTGGTGCAGCTGAAGTCCAACTTCACCGTGCTCGACACTGACGACCAGATCCGGCTGCTCAAGCAGTTGCTGCAGGCCGAGAACATCGACGACAAGCGCTGGCCGGCGCGCATGCTGGCCGGGCTGATCGACGGCTGGAAGAACCGTGGCCTGATGCCGTCCCAGGTGCCGTCTGGCGAAGCCGCCGTGTTCGGCAACGGCAAGGGCGGCAAGCTGTATGCGAGCTATCAGGAGCGGCTGAAGATCCTCAACGCCGCCGATTTCGGCGATCTCCTGCTGGAGTGCATCCGGCTGTTTCGCGAGAACCCGGACGTGCTGCGGCAGTATCAGAACCGCTTCAAGTTCATCCTGGTCGACGAGTACCAGGACACCAACGTCGCGCAATATCTCTGGCTGCGGCTGCTGTCGCAGGCCCCATCGTCGTCCGGCTCGTCATTGCCGGGCTCGACCCGGCAATCCATCGCGGCTTCGGACGAAGATGGATCACCGGGCCACGACGCAGCGCGTCGGCCCGGCGATGACGAGAAGAGCGTTGCGGTTCCTGGCGCCACCCCTCCACCCAAGAACATCTGCTGCGTCGGCGACGACGATCAGTCGATCTATGGCTGGCGCGGCGCCGAGGTCGACAACATCCTGCGCTTCGAGCACGACTTCCCCGGCGCCAAGGTGATCCGGCTGGAGCGCAACTACCGCTCGACCGGCCACATCTTGGCGGCCGCCTCGCATTTGATCACGCACAATGAAGGCCGGCTCGGCAAGACGCTGCGCACCGAGGACGTCGAGGGTGAGAAAGTCACCGTCACCGGCGCGTGGGACTCCGAGGAGGAAGCCCGCGGCATTGGCGAGGAGATCGAGGAGCTGCAGCGCAAGGGCGAGCATCTCAACGACATCGCCATCCTGGTGCGCGCCTCATACCAGATGCGCGAATTCGAGGACCGTTTCGTCACGCTCGGCCTGCCCTACCGCGTCATCGGCGGTCCCCGCTTCTACGAGCGCGCCGAGATCCGCGATGCGCTGGCTTACTTGCGCGTCATCAACTCGCCGGCCGACGACCTCGCCTTCGAGCGCATCGTCAACGTGCCGAAGCGCGGGCTCGGCGATGCCACCGTGCAGATGCTGCACGATCACGCCCGCAAGCGCCGTATCCCGCTGTTCGAGGCGGCGCGCGCCGTGGTCGAGACCGACGAGCTGAAGCCGAAGGCGCGCGGGAGCCTGCGCCAGCTCGTGCTGCAGTTCGAGCGCTGGCGCGCCCAGCGCGAGGTGACGCCGCACACCGAGCTCGCCGAGATCGTGCTCGACGAGAGCGGCTATACCGAGATGTGGCAGAAGGACCGCTCGGCCGATGCGGCCGGGCGCCTCGACAATTTGAAAGAGCTCATCCGCTCGATGGAGGAGTTCGAGAATTTGCACGGCTTCCTCGAGCACATCTCGCTGGTGATGGACCGCGAGGGCGCCGCGGACGAGGACGCGGTGTCGCTGATGACCCTGCACTCGGCCAAGGGGCTGGAGTTCGACAACGTGTTTCTGCCGGGCTGGGAGGAAGGTCTGTTTCCGAGCCAGCGCACGCTCGACGAACAGGGCCGTGCCGGGCTCGAAGAGGAGCGCCGCCTCGCCCATGTCGGGCTGACCCGCGCGCGCCGTCGCGCCAAGCTCTATTTCGCCACCAACCGCCGCATCCACGGCACCTGGACCACGACGATTCCGTCGCGCTTCCTCGACGAATTGCCGGCCGGCAGCGTCGAGATCACGGAATCCAAGGGCGGCTCCGGCTGGGGCGGCGCCGGCGGCTATGGCCCGTCGCGTTTCGACAATGTCGAATCCTTCGGATCGAGCTATTCCACGCCGGGCTGGCAGCGCGCGCAGGCGCGTCGCCCCGGCGCAGCGCGCGGGGCGACCGAAGGCGGCTTCAAGGAAGAGCAATCGCCATTCTCGGGGCGCGATCCTTTCGGCGGCGGCTTTGGCGGTAATTTTGGCCGGAGCAAGCGCGGACCGCTGACCATCGAGGGCGAGCTGGTCGCGAAATCGACCGGCACCACGTCGGAATTCGCACTCGACGACCGCGTGTTTCACCAGAAGTTCGGCTATGGCCGCGTCGTCAAGATCGACGGCAACAAGCTGACCATCGCCTTCGACAAGGCCGGCGAGAAGAAGGTCGTCGACAGCTTCGTCGAGCGGGCGTGA
- a CDS encoding LysM peptidoglycan-binding domain-containing protein: MIGGRALMARIHLGRAISGPFLAVLLAAGLAISVPQAAVAGAASATAPTRSAKAAATPTPAAIRPVPAPPPPEITQPLPPPRVYLFRGALGPFFSTGMDRLAEKIEKAGFWASVYEFTLCDLIALQVAKNYRQEGGPIVLIGHSMGGLCSVRIAITLQEQNIPVALVVTVDPAHATKSVPLNVQRFINLFLSDNILGGGDVKPEPGFRGHYASFDMKDHDEVTHINIDKMEDVHAQLVAMISQLSQTSATAEADPVQLRYLVPPKASVELWDSGVPVPVRPGETLDQIAANYRVPLWALQQSNRGLATMPIVPGQRIILPRHLLPQAANQPVPQMPETSVRR, from the coding sequence ATGATCGGCGGCAGGGCGCTGATGGCCAGGATCCACCTCGGCCGGGCCATTTCAGGGCCATTCCTGGCCGTGCTGCTTGCGGCCGGTCTCGCCATCTCCGTGCCGCAGGCCGCGGTCGCAGGCGCCGCTTCGGCCACCGCTCCCACCAGGTCGGCCAAGGCGGCCGCTACACCGACGCCAGCCGCCATCCGCCCGGTTCCGGCGCCCCCGCCGCCCGAGATCACCCAGCCGCTGCCGCCACCGCGGGTCTACCTGTTCCGCGGCGCCCTTGGCCCGTTCTTCTCGACCGGCATGGACCGCCTCGCCGAAAAGATCGAGAAGGCCGGGTTCTGGGCGAGCGTCTATGAATTCACGCTGTGCGACCTGATCGCACTCCAGGTTGCCAAGAACTACCGCCAGGAGGGCGGGCCGATCGTGCTGATCGGCCATTCGATGGGCGGGCTGTGCAGCGTCCGCATCGCGATCACGCTGCAGGAGCAGAACATTCCGGTCGCTCTCGTCGTCACCGTCGATCCGGCGCATGCGACCAAGAGCGTGCCGCTGAACGTGCAGCGCTTCATCAACCTGTTCCTGTCCGACAACATTCTCGGGGGCGGCGACGTCAAGCCGGAGCCCGGCTTTCGCGGTCATTACGCCAGCTTCGACATGAAGGATCATGACGAGGTCACGCACATCAACATCGACAAGATGGAGGATGTGCACGCCCAGCTGGTCGCGATGATCAGCCAGCTGTCGCAGACTTCGGCCACCGCCGAGGCCGATCCGGTCCAGCTGCGCTATCTCGTGCCGCCGAAAGCATCCGTGGAGCTGTGGGACAGCGGGGTTCCGGTGCCGGTGCGGCCGGGCGAGACCCTCGACCAGATCGCCGCCAATTATCGCGTTCCGCTGTGGGCCTTGCAGCAGTCCAACCGTGGGCTTGCCACCATGCCGATCGTCCCCGGCCAGCGCATCATCCTGCCGCGCCATCTGCTGCCGCAGGCCGCCAACCAGCCGGTGCCGCAGATGCCAGAGACGTCGGTCCGGCGCTGA
- a CDS encoding Mpo1-like protein encodes MNAMFRRQMIDYVQYHRDPRNGLMHVLGIILLFLGAVLPLSLWHFDAFGIPISLGAVLALPVLLYWLLLDAALGAGILAFAVLFLAAAMMIADHVHGMALWALFAALVILGLVSQAVGHKLFERNNPSLLDHPAHLFLGPMFVMAKLYMALGFRPSVADLIAPDWSSDRHASDHLQGDQHSRP; translated from the coding sequence ATGAACGCCATGTTCCGACGCCAGATGATCGACTACGTCCAATATCATCGCGATCCGCGCAACGGCCTGATGCATGTGCTCGGGATCATCCTGCTGTTCCTCGGGGCGGTGCTGCCGCTGAGCTTGTGGCATTTCGACGCGTTCGGCATCCCGATCAGCCTGGGCGCCGTACTGGCGCTGCCCGTCCTGCTGTATTGGCTGCTGCTCGATGCCGCACTCGGTGCGGGCATCCTGGCCTTCGCCGTGCTGTTCCTTGCTGCGGCCATGATGATTGCCGATCACGTCCACGGAATGGCCTTGTGGGCTCTGTTTGCCGCGCTCGTGATCCTTGGCCTGGTGTCGCAAGCCGTCGGCCACAAGCTGTTCGAGCGCAACAATCCGTCTCTGCTGGATCATCCGGCGCATCTCTTTCTCGGACCAATGTTCGTGATGGCGAAATTGTACATGGCGCTCGGCTTCAGGCCTTCGGTGGCCGACCTCATCGCGCCGGACTGGTCGTCGGATCGGCACGCATCGGACCATCTTCAAGGCGATCAGCACTCACGCCCCTAA
- a CDS encoding ABC transporter ATP-binding protein: MAPVISVSGLSKTYASGFTSLNNVNLEIERGEIFALLGPNGAGKTTLISIICGIVNASSGKVAVGGHDIDGDYRAARALIGLVPQELHTDSFESVWATVSFSRGLFGKPKNPALIEKILKDLSLWDKKDAKIITLSGGMKRRVMIAKALSHEPQVLFLDEPTAGVDVELRKGMWDIVRELKAAGVTIILTTHYIEEAEEMADRVGVINKGEIVLVEDKAKLMAKLGGKRLSLHLQQRLDAVPEALAPYHLALSDDGWRLAYDYDTKGERTGITSLLGDLRTAGIRFVDLETKQSSLEDIFVSLVRQ; the protein is encoded by the coding sequence ATGGCTCCCGTCATTTCTGTTTCCGGCCTGTCGAAGACCTATGCTTCGGGCTTCACCTCGCTCAACAACGTCAATCTCGAAATCGAGCGCGGTGAGATCTTCGCGCTGCTCGGTCCGAACGGCGCCGGCAAGACGACGCTGATCAGCATCATCTGCGGCATCGTGAACGCCTCCTCGGGCAAGGTCGCGGTCGGCGGCCACGACATCGACGGCGACTACCGCGCCGCGCGGGCGCTGATCGGGCTGGTGCCGCAGGAGCTGCACACGGATTCGTTCGAAAGCGTGTGGGCGACCGTCAGCTTCAGCCGCGGCCTGTTCGGCAAGCCGAAGAACCCCGCTTTGATCGAGAAGATCCTCAAGGACCTGTCGCTGTGGGACAAGAAGGACGCCAAGATCATCACGCTGTCCGGCGGCATGAAGCGCCGCGTGATGATCGCGAAGGCGCTCTCGCACGAGCCGCAGGTGCTGTTCCTGGATGAGCCGACCGCGGGCGTCGACGTCGAACTGCGCAAGGGCATGTGGGACATCGTGCGCGAGCTCAAGGCCGCCGGCGTCACCATCATTCTCACCACGCATTACATCGAGGAAGCCGAGGAGATGGCCGACCGGGTCGGCGTCATCAACAAGGGCGAGATCGTGCTCGTCGAGGACAAGGCGAAGCTGATGGCGAAGCTCGGCGGCAAGCGGCTGAGCCTGCATCTGCAGCAAAGGCTCGACGCCGTCCCCGAGGCGCTCGCGCCCTATCATCTCGCGCTGTCGGACGACGGCTGGCGGCTCGCCTACGATTACGACACCAAGGGCGAGCGCACCGGCATCACCAGCCTGCTCGGCGATCTCAGGACGGCCGGCATCCGCTTTGTCGATCTCGAGACCAAGCAATCATCCCTGGAAGACATCTTCGTGAGCTTGGTGCGGCAATGA
- a CDS encoding methyltransferase family protein yields the protein MSGDASPISSVAFSGWTTTWPTSLLAIIWLIWLASWVGASFWSGQTRKHVTVIRTSRYHALIVLGGILFTPWTSRLLGEKPFWHPGETGVYLLTVVTLAGIAFTWWARIHLGRFWSNAITHKEGHKVIDTGPYGMVRHPIYTGLILGMLATGLAVGTVTAVLGALLISLGMAWKAKMEEVFLGQELGPDYVTYRQRVPMIIPFLPPG from the coding sequence ATGTCCGGTGATGCCAGTCCCATCTCGTCGGTTGCGTTCAGCGGATGGACCACCACCTGGCCGACGTCGCTGTTGGCCATCATCTGGCTGATCTGGCTCGCCAGCTGGGTCGGAGCCTCGTTCTGGTCGGGGCAGACCCGAAAGCATGTCACGGTGATCAGGACCAGCCGCTATCACGCGCTGATCGTGCTCGGCGGTATCCTGTTCACGCCCTGGACCTCGCGCCTCCTGGGCGAGAAGCCGTTCTGGCACCCCGGCGAGACCGGCGTCTACCTGCTCACCGTCGTCACGCTGGCGGGCATCGCCTTCACCTGGTGGGCGCGCATCCATCTCGGCCGCTTCTGGTCGAACGCGATCACCCACAAGGAAGGCCACAAGGTCATCGACACCGGCCCCTACGGCATGGTCCGCCACCCGATCTATACCGGGCTGATCCTCGGCATGCTCGCGACCGGTCTTGCCGTGGGCACCGTGACCGCGGTGCTCGGCGCCCTCCTGATTTCGCTCGGCATGGCCTGGAAGGCAAAGATGGAGGAGGTCTTCCTGGGCCAGGAGCTCGGCCCGGATTATGTCACCTATCGCCAGCGCGTGCCGATGATCATCCCGTTCCTGCCGCCGGGCTGA
- a CDS encoding NAD-dependent epimerase/dehydratase family protein, which produces MKVLVTGGSGFIGHHLVSALVTRGVEVRVLDIRCPTHMITEVEYLEGSVLDAGLVRQAVAGVDQVYHLAGLPGMWMPDREDFYRVNCLGTETVLAAARASRVRRFLHCSTESILFDYPGSAGAASAATAPPAEAMPGAYTRSKALAEARAMAAAADGFPVVIGTPTMPIGPHDSNLTPPSQMLRHFLDSRVQLYLDFVVNLVDVRDVATGLILAMERGKVGGRYVFGGESLRLSRILELMAAISGRKHVAISVPGRLAELSAGMLEFISDHLTKQTPSGTAEGVRIARSASDLSIDRAKRELGYAPRPIEPTLRETIAFLLDAEPGKRLDEKQHPFRTAAE; this is translated from the coding sequence ATGAAAGTCCTCGTCACAGGCGGCAGCGGTTTTATCGGACATCACCTCGTCTCGGCGCTCGTCACCCGGGGCGTCGAGGTGCGCGTGCTCGACATCCGCTGTCCTACCCACATGATCACCGAGGTGGAGTATCTCGAGGGCTCCGTGCTCGATGCGGGCCTGGTGCGACAGGCCGTCGCCGGCGTCGATCAGGTCTATCACCTGGCCGGGCTGCCCGGCATGTGGATGCCGGACCGCGAGGACTTCTACCGGGTGAACTGCCTGGGCACCGAGACGGTGCTGGCGGCGGCGCGCGCCAGCCGGGTCCGCCGCTTCCTGCACTGTTCGACCGAGTCGATCCTGTTCGACTATCCGGGGTCGGCAGGCGCTGCGTCAGCTGCGACCGCGCCTCCGGCGGAGGCCATGCCGGGTGCCTATACCCGGTCGAAGGCCCTGGCCGAGGCCCGCGCCATGGCGGCTGCGGCGGACGGCTTTCCAGTCGTGATCGGCACGCCGACGATGCCGATCGGGCCGCATGACAGCAACCTGACACCGCCGTCACAGATGTTGCGCCACTTCCTGGACAGCCGGGTGCAGCTCTACCTCGATTTCGTCGTCAACCTGGTCGACGTCCGTGACGTCGCCACAGGCCTGATCCTGGCAATGGAACGCGGCAAGGTCGGCGGCCGCTACGTGTTCGGCGGCGAGAGCCTGCGCCTCAGCCGAATCCTCGAGCTGATGGCGGCGATCAGCGGCCGCAAGCATGTGGCCATTTCCGTGCCCGGCCGGCTGGCTGAGCTGTCCGCCGGCATGCTCGAATTCATCTCCGATCACCTGACCAAGCAGACGCCATCGGGCACCGCTGAAGGCGTCAGGATCGCCCGGTCGGCCTCGGACCTGTCGATCGACAGGGCGAAGCGGGAGCTCGGCTACGCGCCCCGCCCGATCGAGCCGACCTTGCGCGAGACCATCGCCTTCCTGCTCGATGCCGAGCCGGGAAAACGGCTCGACGAGAAACAACACCCTTTTCGCACGGCGGCCGAATAG
- a CDS encoding OmpA family protein — MQRTATSLLPGLLPSLLAASLMVASAPARSQEITREDIVRQLSRFESAPTLDLPALKQQTQERSKIRSRNEPPPQKRTPIAPELMNLPAFNVDIQFDQDTPIVRPESYQAVGRIADAMVYSDLLPYTFLIVGHVEANGKRESNVILSQRRADAIRDILANTFKISVKRLQSVGLGEEQLLDPSKPTAPVNQQIQIITVAKAAEEAAAPPPAPAPAAPGKQAPRKHRN; from the coding sequence ATGCAGCGGACGGCGACATCACTGCTGCCAGGACTGCTCCCAAGCCTGCTTGCCGCTTCGTTGATGGTCGCGAGCGCGCCGGCGCGGTCGCAGGAGATCACCCGCGAGGACATCGTGCGCCAGCTCAGCCGCTTCGAGAGCGCGCCCACGCTCGATCTGCCGGCGCTGAAGCAGCAGACCCAGGAACGCTCGAAAATTCGCAGCCGCAATGAGCCACCGCCGCAGAAGCGCACGCCGATCGCGCCGGAGCTGATGAATCTGCCGGCCTTCAACGTCGACATTCAGTTCGACCAGGACACGCCGATCGTGCGTCCCGAATCGTACCAGGCCGTGGGACGGATCGCCGACGCGATGGTGTATTCCGACCTCCTGCCCTACACGTTCCTGATCGTCGGCCATGTCGAAGCCAACGGCAAGCGCGAGTCCAACGTCATCCTGAGCCAACGCCGGGCCGACGCGATCCGCGACATCCTGGCAAATACCTTCAAGATCTCGGTCAAGCGCCTGCAGTCGGTCGGGCTCGGCGAGGAGCAATTGCTCGATCCGTCGAAGCCGACCGCGCCCGTCAATCAGCAGATCCAGATCATCACGGTCGCCAAGGCCGCCGAAGAGGCGGCCGCCCCACCTCCGGCCCCTGCGCCGGCGGCGCCGGGCAAGCAGGCTCCGCGCAAGCATCGCAATTGA
- a CDS encoding L,D-transpeptidase codes for MRTTLFAVAGFAFLSATPALAKIDITVDKNNQIMTVAVDGVERYRWPVSTGIPSRETPNGAFRAFRMEADHFSKEFDDAPMPHSIFFTKVGHAIHGTDSEGRLGTPASHGCVRLSKANATTLYDLVQKDGVLNTTVTLTGSAEVALARNPRRGTAVARREAPQQYDDSGEPVVLTPQPQLLPGRQVVPQQRPDDGYIYPADGSDTGARYPAPGGTSRRVYDAQAYPQQQPQYSYDNGNPSYAQPRYYQPRSYYQPRGYYTYQD; via the coding sequence ATGCGTACCACTCTTTTTGCCGTTGCCGGCTTTGCCTTCCTGTCTGCGACGCCCGCGCTGGCCAAGATCGACATCACGGTCGATAAGAACAACCAGATCATGACGGTCGCAGTCGATGGCGTCGAGCGCTATCGCTGGCCGGTGTCGACCGGCATTCCCTCGCGCGAGACGCCGAACGGCGCGTTCCGCGCCTTCCGCATGGAAGCCGATCACTTCTCCAAGGAATTCGACGACGCGCCGATGCCGCACTCGATCTTCTTCACGAAGGTCGGTCACGCCATTCACGGCACCGATTCGGAAGGCCGGCTCGGCACGCCTGCTTCGCATGGCTGCGTCCGGCTTTCGAAGGCAAACGCAACGACGCTCTACGACCTCGTGCAGAAGGACGGCGTGCTCAACACCACGGTGACCCTGACCGGATCGGCCGAAGTGGCGCTGGCGCGCAATCCGCGCCGCGGGACGGCGGTGGCGCGTCGCGAGGCACCCCAGCAATATGACGACAGCGGCGAGCCGGTCGTGCTGACGCCGCAGCCGCAATTGCTGCCGGGACGCCAGGTCGTTCCGCAGCAGCGGCCGGATGACGGATACATCTATCCGGCTGACGGCAGCGACACCGGCGCACGCTATCCGGCGCCGGGCGGCACCAGCCGTCGGGTCTATGATGCGCAGGCCTATCCGCAGCAACAGCCGCAATATTCCTACGACAACGGCAATCCGAGCTACGCGCAGCCGCGCTACTACCAGCCGCGATCATATTATCAGCCGCGCGGCTACTATACCTATCAGGACTGA